The Setaria italica strain Yugu1 chromosome IX, Setaria_italica_v2.0, whole genome shotgun sequence genome has a window encoding:
- the LOC101782260 gene encoding glutathione S-transferase T1, producing the protein MQPIKVYADRRSQPSRAVIIFCRVNQIDFEEVTVDLFKSQHLTPQFRKINPLGQVPAIVDGRFKLFESHAILRYLASVFPGVADHWYPADLFTRAKIESILDWHHSNLRRGAATLVMHTALAPFLGLTTSPDAVKQAEKLLSQSLERIESVWLKGGAKFLLGSPQPSIADLSLVCEIMQLEILGDDVRDRFLGAHEKILVWMDNVKKATSPHFEEVHELLFQVKARMLSKAAAANQTSEPSTKHKIASKL; encoded by the exons ATGCAGCCCATCAAGGTGTACGCCGACCGGCGGTCGCAGCCCTCCCGAGCCGTCATCATCTTCTGCAG GGTGAATCAGATCGATTTCGAGGAGGTCACGGTGGATTTGTTCAAGTCCCAGCACCTCACCCCACAATTCAGAA AAATAAACCCACTGGGGCAAGTGCCTGCAATTGTTGATGGAAGATTCAAACTATTTGAGAG TCATGCTATTTTGAGGTATCTTGCGTCCGTGTTCCCTGGAGTTGCAGATCACTG GTATCCAGCTGACTTGTTCACCCGAGCTAAAATTGAGTCAATCTTGGATTGGCATCACTCAAATTTGCGTCGTGGTGCAG CAACACTTGTAATGCACACAGCATTGGCTCCCTTTCTTGGTCTTACGACAAGTCCTGATGCTGTGAAGCAAGCAGAGAAACTTCTATCGCAGTCACTGGAAAGGATTGAATCAGTGTGGCTGAAAGGTGGTGCAAAGTTCTTGCTAGGTAGTCCCCAGCCATCGATTGCAGATCTGAGCCTTGTTTGTGAGATAATGCAATTGGAG ATCCTTGGCGATGACGTGCGTGACCGATTTCTGGGAGCTCATGAGAAGATCCTCGTCTGGATGGATAACGTGAAGAAAGCCACGAGTCCTCATTTTGAGGAAGTCCATGAGCTCCTCTTCCAAGTGAAGGCACGCATGCTAAGCAAGGCTGCAGCAGCAAACCAGACTTCTGAGCCAAGCACAAAGCACAAAATTGCATCAAAGCTCTGA
- the LOC101781318 gene encoding uncharacterized protein LOC101781318 isoform X2, with translation MPSLDPSTGSSKMPAVAAYPAKMACCLQLRLLRRPAPAPPPPRILLLLPPPRLRPVRASPGSPSPNSFAGWSSDGADGDGGDQSPLGFGKAGGLLGPGLAAFFFLAGLTFAAVSIRSSTNSAAGKMQNLSSDSATTESYSDYDSRDDNSIREGAQASLPTDCKDDNEGLDKGNGTDELLTPLESNEITGEPAECEMELPLQNTEHATNGSHIVSEEAHQFDNLVASDGLSEGIPNLEATSDPKITLPENQHLDETLTSDVMVLDSDDAVPIQEISSGAAVVASQPDNKGIEQNPEIHNKDEAYPSILPDYMEHVSADGMLPPGSDDLRMGSSEPGDGEEILAKDLYRRESELENQNKQFKATPAEQSFSSAGVPAPSLVSTASKGPAGQIVVPASVDPTQENAVAALQILKVIEPSIGAGDLCTRREYARWLVVASNCLSRATFSKVYPAMYIDNVTELAFDDVTPEDPDFPFIQGLAEAGLISSKLSRSDMNTLEDLQDNHNLFCPESPLSRQDLVSWKMALDKRQLPEVDRNSLFKASGYIDIDKIHTAAWPALVADLGAGDQSITALAFGFTRLFQPGKPVTKGQAALAISTGDSAEVVLEEVARIEAEKIAEAAVNAHAALVAQVEKDLNASFEMDLKKEREKVETLERLAEEARIELDRLRAEREEEKNILFRGRAAIESEMEVLSKLRSEVEEQLQSVLSKKVEISFEKSRIEKLQKEIENENLAVVQLQYELEVERKALSMARAWAEEEAKKAREHARALEEARNQWERQGIKVVVEEGLEEDASAGVTWANAGKEHPVDEAINRAESLLEKLKSMSAEMKVRSHGALERVMQHVRSFIASLKQQAADARHWCTEFGTAAASKANKVSAEVQDSVYTFGSTMGDKSKRVMEDCKEGLEKFSHRFKTD, from the exons CGAcggcgcggacggcgacggcggcgaccaaTCTCCTTTAGGGTTCGGGAAAGCAGGAG GGCTTCTAGGACCTGGGCTTGCTGCCTTTTTCTTCCTTGCTGGTCTTACCTTTGCTGCAGTCTCCATCAGAAGCAGCACCAACTCCGCAGCGG GGAAAATGCAAAACTTGTCTTCGGATAGCGCTACCACGGAATCTTACTCGGATTATGATTCCCGCGATGACAATTCTATCAGGGAAGGTGCCCAGGCTTCCTTACCAACTGATTGCAAGGATGACAACGAAGGCCTCGACAAGGGAAATGGTACAGATGAGTTACTGACGCCTCTAGAATCAAACGAGATAACGGGGGAGCCAGCTGAATGTGAAATGGAGCTCCCACTGCAAAACACTGAGCATGCTACTAATGGCAGCCACATTGTCAGTGAAGAAGCGCATCAGTTTGACAATCTCGTTGCTTCAGATG GCCTCTCGGAGGGAATTCCTAATCTAGAAGCAACATCAGATCCCAAAATCACTTTGCCAGAAAACCAGCATCTGGATGAAACTTTGACTTCAGATGTGATGGTTCTAGATTCAGATGATGCTGTGCCCATCCAAGAAATCTCTAGCGGTGCCGCTGTGGTTGCATCTCAGCCAGACAACAAAGGCATCGAGCAGAATCCAGAAATTCATAACAAAGATGAAGCTTATCCATCCATATTGCCTGATTATATGGAACATGTAAGTGCCGATGGAATGCTTCCACCTGGCTCGGATGATTTACGCATGGGGAGTAGCGAGCCAGGAGACGGGGAGGAAATTTTAGCAAAGGATCTATATAGAAGGGAAAGTGAAttagaaaaccaaaacaaacaATTCAAGGCCACACCTGCTGAGCAATCTTTTTCTTCTGCTGGAGTTCCTGCTCCGTCTCTAGTATCCACTGCTTCAAAGGGGCCTGCTGGGCAAATTGTGGTTCCAGCTTCTGTTGACCCAACCCAGGAAAATGCAGTAGCTGCACTGCAAATTCTAAAG GTGATTGAACCCAGTATTGGCGCTGGTGACCTGTGTACCCGACGTGAGTATGCTCGATGGCTGGTAGTTGCAAGCAATTGCCTTTCAAG GGCCACTTTCTCAAAAGTGTATCCAGCAATGTATATTGATAATGTCACTGAACTTGCATTTGATGATGTGACACCTGAAGATCCTGATTTTCCTTTTATACAAG GCTTAGCAGAAGCTGGATTGATTTCTAGCAAGCTTTCGAGATCTGATATGAATACTCTAGAAGATCTTCAGGATAATCATAACTTGTTTTGTCCCGAGAG TCCTCTGTCACGTCAAGACCTTGTGAGTTGGAAAATGGCCCTGGATAAGAGGCAACTACCTGAAGTTGACAGAAAT TCGTTGTTCAAAGCATCTGGTTATATAGACATTGATAAGATACACACAGCTGCCTGGCCTGCTTTGGTAGCTGACTTGGGTGCTGGAGACCAGAGCATTACAGCTCTTGCCTTTG GTTTTACAAGACTTTTCCAACCGGGCAAACCTGTCACAAAAGGACAAGCTGCCCTAGCAATTTCAACTGGTGATTCCGCTGAGGTGGTTCTGGAGGAGGTTGCTCGTATTGAGGCTGAGAAAATAGCTGAAGCAGCTGTAAATGCACATGCTGCATTGGTTGCTCAAGTTGAGAAAGATCTTAATGCAAGTTTTGAAATGGATcttaaaaaggaaagagaaaaggtAGAGACCCTTGAAAGATTAGCTGAAGAAGCAAGGATTGAACTTGATAGATTGAGAGCAGAAAGAGAAGAGGAAAAGAACATTCTGTTCAGGGGCAGAGCTGCTATTGAATCTGAAATGGAAGTTCTATCAAAGTTGAGGAGTGAAGTAGAGGAACAGCTGCAGAGTGTACTGAGCAAGAAGGTGGAGATCTCATTTGAGAAGAGTAGGATTGAAAAACTCCAAAAGGAAATAGAGAATGAAAACTTGGCTGTTGTGCAACTTCAATATGAGCTTGAAGTGGAGAGGAAGGCATTATCTATGGCCAG GGCTTGGGCGGAAGAGGAAGCGAAAAAAGCTCGGGAGCACGCACGGGCCCTTGAGGAGGCCCGGAACCAATGGGAACGTCAAGGAATCAAAGTTGTTGTTGAAGAAGGACTTGAGGAGGATGCTTCAGCTGGAGTCACATGGGCTAACGCTGGCAAAGAACATCCAGTTGATGAAGCTATCAACCGGGCAGAATCTTTGCTGGAGAAGCTAAAGTCAATGTCTGCTGAGATGAAAGTGCGGTCTCATGGTGCACTGGAGAGAGTGATGCAACACGTGAGGTCCTTTATTGCAAGCCTAAAGCAGCAAGCGGCAGATGCAAGGCACTGGTGTACTGAGTTTGGGACTGCTGCTGCTTCGAAGGCAAACAAGGTATCAGCAGAAGTGCAGGATAGTGTATACACATTTGGTTCAACCATGGGTGACAAGTCGAAGAGGGTAATGGAAGACTGCAAGGAGGGCCTAGAGAAGTTTTCGCATAGATTCAAGACGGACTAG
- the LOC101785117 gene encoding ABC transporter G family member 48, whose amino-acid sequence MAEHQQHAAPALASSSRRSLSWGSSISQSFRQMETEDPFGRAQSEHDHRVDDEENLRWAALEKLPTYDRMRQGILRRALDQQEGGGGVEVVDIQKLAGGDGGRALLERLFQDDSERFLRRLRDRIDMVGIELPTIEVRYEQLTVEADVVAAGRELPTLSNAATNFLQGLIGRFGSSNKRNITILKNVNGVLKPSRMTLLLGPPSSGKSTFMRALTGKLDKNLKVSGSITYCGHPLSEFYPERTSAYVGQYDLHNAEMTVRETLDFSRRCLGIGARYEMLAELARRERDAGIKPDPEIDAFMKATAVQGQETNIVTDVTLKVLGLDICADITIGDEMIRGISGGQKKRVTTGEMLTGPAMALFMDEISTGLDSSSTFQIVKFMSQLVHVMNETVMISLLQPPPETYNLFDDIILLSEGYIVYHGPRENILEFFESAGFRCPERKGVADFLQEVTSKKDQQQYWYLDQDQYRYVSVAEFAERFRSSHVGQLMHKELQTPFDKSKTHPAALTTRKYGLSSWESFKAVMSREQLLMKRNSFIYIFKVTQLIILALMSMTVFLRTKMPHGQISDGTKFFGALTFSLITVMFNGFAELQLTIKKLPVFYKHRDFLFFPAWTFGLANIILKVPVSLVEAAVWVVLTYYVMGFAPAAGRFFRQFIAFFATHQMAMALFRFLGAILKTMVVANTFGMFVLLMIFIFGGFVIRRNDIKPWWIWGYWASPMMYSQNAISINEFLASRWAIPNNDTTIDAPTVGKAILKSKGLFTGEWGFWLSIGALIGFIILFNALYLWALTYLSPSSGSNAQVSEGEDNESEMVEQGRNKDAGVTERAAESRVTLPFQPLSLCFNHINYYVDMPAEMKEQGFTESRLQLLSDISGSFRPGVLTALVGVSGAGKTTLMDVLAGRKTSGAVEGDVTLSGYPKKQETFARISGYCEQTDIHSPNVTVYESIAYSAWLRLPSDVDDVTKKMFVEEVMALVELDVLRNALVGLPGVSGLSTEQRKRLTIAVELVANPSIIFMDEPTSGLDARAAAIVMRTVRNTVNTGRTVVCTIHQPSIDIFESFDELLLLKRGGQVIYAGELGRHSHKLVEYFEAIPGVPKITQGYNPATWVLEVSSPLSEARLNMNFAEIYANSVLYRKNQELIKELSIPSPDYQDLSFPTKYSQNFYGQFVANFWKQYRSYWKNPPYNAMRYLMTLLFGLAFGTVFWQKGKNIDSQQDLYNLLGATYAATFFLGASNCITVQPVVSIERAVFYREKAAGMYSPLSYAFAQACVEVIYNIFQGILYTVLIYAMIGYDWKADKFFYFLFFITASFNYFTTFGMMLVACTPSALLANILITFALPLWNLFAGFLVVRPAIPIWWRWYYWANPVSWTIYGVVASQFGENGRSISVPGGAPVAVNEFLKDNLGIRHDFLGYVVLVHFAYIIAFFFVFGYSIKFFNFQKR is encoded by the exons ATGGCCGAGCATCAGCAGCATGCGGCGCCAGCGCTGGCGTCGTCGAGCCGCCGGAGCCTCAGCTGGGGCTCCTCCATCTCGCAGTCGTTCCGGCAGATGGAGACAGAGGACCCCTTCGGGCGGGCGCAGTCGGAGCACGACCACCGCGTCGACGACGAGGAGAACCTGCGCTGGGCGGCGCTCGAGAAGCTGCCCACCTACGACCGCATGCGGCAGGGCATCCTCAGGAGGGCGCTCGACCAacaagaaggcggcggcggcgtcgaggtcgtCGACATCCagaagctcgccggcggcgacgggggccgCGCCCTCTTGGAGCGCCTCTTCCAGGACGACAGCGAGCGATTCCTGCGCCGGCTCAGGGATCGCATCGACAT GGTGGGCATCGAGCTCCCGACCATCGAGGTCCGCTACGAGCAGCTGACGGTGGAGGCggacgtcgtcgccgccggccgcgaacTCCCCACGCTCTCGAACGCCGCCACCAATTTTCTCCAG GGCCTCATTGGACGGTTTGGTTCTTCAAACAAGAGGAACATCACCATACTTAAGAATGTCAATGGTGTCCTTAAGCCATCCAG GATGACGCTTCTTCTTGGGCCTCCATCCTCAGGAAAGAGCACGTTCATGCGAGCACTCACGGGAAAGCTTGACAAAAATCTCAAG GTCTCTGGCAGCATCACATATTGTGGCCATCCACTTTCAGAGTTCTATCCTGAGAGGACGAGCGCATATGTTGGTCAGTATGATCTCCACAATGCAGAGATGACTGTAAGAGAGACGTTGGATTTCTCCAGGAGGTGCCTAGGCATCGGTGCCAGATATGAGATGCTCGCAGAACTTGCGAGAAGGGAGCGGGACGCAGGCATTAAGCCAGACCCTGAGATCGACGCTTTCATGAAAGCTACTGCAGTACAAGGACAGGAGACTAATATTGTAACAGACGTCACTCTCAAG GTGCTTGGGCTGGACATCTGTGCTGATATCACCATCGGCGATGAGATGATCAGAGGAATTTCTGGTGGGCAAAAGAAACGTGTGACAACCG GGGAGATGCTAACGGGACCGGCAATGGCTTTGTTTATGGACGAAATATCCACTGGTCTGGATAGCTCGAGCACATTCCAGATCGTAAAGTTTATGAGTCAGCTGGTCCATGTGATGAACGAGACTGTCATGATCTCTCTGCTCCAGCCACCACCAGAGACCTACAATCTTTTTGATGACATAATCCTACTATCAGAAGGATACATAGTGTACCATGGGCCACGGGAGAACATCTTGGAGTTCTTTGAGTCTGCTGGCTTCCGCTGCCCTGAAAGGAAAGGTGTCGCCGACTTTCTTCAAGAGGTCACCTCCAAGAAAGACCAGCAGCAATACTGGTACCTTGATCAGGATCAGTATCGTTATGTATCCGTAGCAGAGTTTGCAGAACGTTTCAGGTCTTCCCATGTAGGCCAGCTGATGCACAAGGAGCTGCAAACTCCTTTCGACAAGTCCAAAACCCATCCTGCTGCGCTGACCACCAGAAAGTATGGGCTTTCCAGCTGGGAATCGTTCAAGGCGGTGATGTCGAGAGAGCAGCTGCTGATGAAGCGCAACTCCTTCATCTACATTTTCAAGGTCACCCAGTTGATCATCCTTGCGCTCATGTCCATGACTGTGTTCCTCAGAACAAAGATGCCGCATGGCCAGATTTCTGATGGCACCAAGTTCTTTGGGGCTCTGACTTTCAGTTTGATAACGGTCATGTTCAATGGGTTCGCTGAGCTACAATTGACCATAAAGAAGCTTCCAGTTTTCTACAAGCATAGGGATTTCTTGTTCTTCCCTGCGTGGACCTTTGGGCTGGCAAACATAATCTTGAAGGTCCCTGTCTCGCTCGTGGAAGCAGCAGTATGGGTTGTTCTCACGTACTATGTGATGGGCTTTGCACCTGCTGCAGGAAG GTTCTTTCGTCAGTTTATAGCTTTCTTTGCCACACATCAAATGGCAATGGCTTTGTTCCGATTTCTTGGAGCAATTTTGAAAACAATGGTCGTGGCCAATACTTTTGGGATGTTCGTGCTGCTTATGATTTTCATCTTTGGAGGATTTGTCATCCGTAGAA ATGACATCAAACCATGGTGGATCTGGGGTTACTGGGCATCTCCTATGATGTATAGCCAAAATGCAATATCTATCAATGAGTTCCTTGCCAGTAGATGGGCTATT CCAAACAATGACACGACTATTGACGCACCAACAGTAGGCAAAGCTATTCTTAAATCCAAAGGGTTGTTTACCGGAGAATGGGGATTTTGGCTTTCCATCGGAGCCCTTATAGGATTCATTATTTTGTTCAACGCCCTCTACCTTTGGGCCCTGACATACTTGAGTC CAAGTAGTGGCTCCAATGCACAAGTTTCAGAAGGTGAAGACAATGAAAGTGAAATGGTAGAACAAGGAAGAAACAAAGATGCAGGAGTAACAGAGAGAGCAGCAGAGTCACGCGTCACTTTGCCTTTCCAGCCTCTTTCACTTTGCTTTAACCATATAAACTATTATGTGGACATGCCTGCA GAAATGAAGGAACAAGGATTCACAGAAAGCCGTCTACAGCTGCTCTCCGATATCAGTGGTAGTTTCAGGCCAGGGGTTCTGACAGCATTAGTTGGTGTGAGTGGAGCTGGAAAGACCACTTTGATGGATGTCCTGGCAGGAAGGAAAACTAGCGGAGCTGTTGAAGGAGATGTTACCCTGTCCGGTTaccccaaaaaacaagaaacttTTGCCCGGATCAGTGGCTATTGCGAACAGACTGATATCCATTCCCCGAATGTTACCGTGTATGAATCCATAGCCTACTCTGCGTGGCTGCGCCTTCCCTCAGATGTTGACGACGTTACGAAAAAG ATGTTTGTGGAGGAAGTGATGGCCCTTGTAGAGCTTGATGTGTTGCGCAACGCGCTGGTGGGTCTCCCTGGAGTGAGTGGGTTATCAACTGAACAAAGAAAAAGGCTGACGATTGCCGTGGAGCTGGTAGCAAACCCTTCAATCATCTTCATGGACGAGCCAACTTCTGGTCTTGACGCTCGAGCTGCAGCAATTGTCATGCGTACAGTGAGAAATACAGTTAACACGGGGCGTACTGTGGTTTGCACAATCCATCAGCCCAGCATTGACATATTTGAGTCTTTTGATGAG CTTCTGCTTTTGAAACGAGGAGGGCAGGTTATTTATGCTGGTGAACTTGGTCGCCACTCTCACAAACTAGTCGAGTATTTTGAG GCGATTCCAGGTGTACCAAAGATCACACAAGGATATAATCCTGCGACGTGGGTGCTGGAAGTTAGCTCTCCTCTATCTGAGGCTCGCCTGAACATGAATTTTGCTGAAATTTATGCTAACTCTGTGCTTTATAG GAAAAACCAAGAACTAATCAAGGAGTTGAGCATTCCCTCACCAGACTACCAGGATCTGTCATTTCCTACAAAATATTCGCAGAATTTCTATGGTCAATTTGTTGCAAACTTCTGGAAGCAATATCGTTCTTACTGGAAGAATCCACCCTACAATGCCATGCGCTATCTGATGACACTGCTCTTTGGCCTTGCATTTGGTACAGTATTTTGGCAAAAAGGAAAGAACAT aGATTCACAACAAGATTTATACAACCTACTTGGAGCCACGTATGCTGCTACCTTCTTTCTTGGGGCTTCCAATTGCATCACTGTTCAGCCTGTTGTGTCAATTGAGCGAGCAGTTTTCTATCGCGAAAAGGCAGCGGGGATGTACTCTCCATTATCCTACGCGTTTGCGCAG GCATGTGTGGAGGTCATCTACAACATCTTTCAGGGGATTCTGTACACGGTCCTGATATATGCGATGATTGGATATGATTGGAAAGCTGATAAATTCTTCTATTTCCTGTTCTTCATCACTGCGAGCTTCAACTACTTCACGACGTTCGGTATGATGCTGGTGGCATGCACTCCCTCTGCATTGCTGGCAAACATCCTCATCACGTTTGCGCTACCCCTATGGAACCTCTTTGCTGGATTCCTCGTCGTCAGACCG GCAATACCAATTTGGTGGAGGTGGTACTATTGGGCCAACCCAGTCTCCTGGACCATCTATGGTGTCGTGGCATCACAGTTTGGCGAGAATGGTCGTTCGATTTCAGTTCCCGGAGGGGCGCCCGTGGCGGTGAATGAGTTTTTGAAGGATAATCTCGGCATCCGGCATGACTTCCTAGGCTATGTCGTGCTCGTCCATTTCGCCTACATCAtcgccttcttcttcgtctttgGTTATTCCATCAAGTTCTTCAACTTCCAGAAACGTTAA
- the LOC101781318 gene encoding uncharacterized protein LOC101781318 isoform X1: MPSLDPSTGSSKMPAVAAYPAKMACCLQLRLLRRPAPAPPPPRILLLLPPPRLRPVRASPGSPSPNSFAGWSSDGADGDGGDQSPLGFGKAGGLLGPGLAAFFFLAGLTFAAVSIRSSTNSAAGKMQNLSSDSATTESYSDYDSRDDNSIREGAQASLPTDCKDDNEGLDKGNGTDELLTPLESNEITGEPAECEMELPLQNTEHATNGSHIVSEEAHQFDNLVASDGTQSPTSPPPLPISAEYAQDAYVSSTKLDDAGLSEGIPNLEATSDPKITLPENQHLDETLTSDVMVLDSDDAVPIQEISSGAAVVASQPDNKGIEQNPEIHNKDEAYPSILPDYMEHVSADGMLPPGSDDLRMGSSEPGDGEEILAKDLYRRESELENQNKQFKATPAEQSFSSAGVPAPSLVSTASKGPAGQIVVPASVDPTQENAVAALQILKVIEPSIGAGDLCTRREYARWLVVASNCLSRATFSKVYPAMYIDNVTELAFDDVTPEDPDFPFIQGLAEAGLISSKLSRSDMNTLEDLQDNHNLFCPESPLSRQDLVSWKMALDKRQLPEVDRNSLFKASGYIDIDKIHTAAWPALVADLGAGDQSITALAFGFTRLFQPGKPVTKGQAALAISTGDSAEVVLEEVARIEAEKIAEAAVNAHAALVAQVEKDLNASFEMDLKKEREKVETLERLAEEARIELDRLRAEREEEKNILFRGRAAIESEMEVLSKLRSEVEEQLQSVLSKKVEISFEKSRIEKLQKEIENENLAVVQLQYELEVERKALSMARAWAEEEAKKAREHARALEEARNQWERQGIKVVVEEGLEEDASAGVTWANAGKEHPVDEAINRAESLLEKLKSMSAEMKVRSHGALERVMQHVRSFIASLKQQAADARHWCTEFGTAAASKANKVSAEVQDSVYTFGSTMGDKSKRVMEDCKEGLEKFSHRFKTD, translated from the exons CGAcggcgcggacggcgacggcggcgaccaaTCTCCTTTAGGGTTCGGGAAAGCAGGAG GGCTTCTAGGACCTGGGCTTGCTGCCTTTTTCTTCCTTGCTGGTCTTACCTTTGCTGCAGTCTCCATCAGAAGCAGCACCAACTCCGCAGCGG GGAAAATGCAAAACTTGTCTTCGGATAGCGCTACCACGGAATCTTACTCGGATTATGATTCCCGCGATGACAATTCTATCAGGGAAGGTGCCCAGGCTTCCTTACCAACTGATTGCAAGGATGACAACGAAGGCCTCGACAAGGGAAATGGTACAGATGAGTTACTGACGCCTCTAGAATCAAACGAGATAACGGGGGAGCCAGCTGAATGTGAAATGGAGCTCCCACTGCAAAACACTGAGCATGCTACTAATGGCAGCCACATTGTCAGTGAAGAAGCGCATCAGTTTGACAATCTCGTTGCTTCAGATGGTACTCAAAGTCCGACATCACCTCCTCCTTTGCCCATCTCAGCTGAATATGCTCAGGATGCTTATGTATCATCTACAAAACTTGATGATGCAGGCCTCTCGGAGGGAATTCCTAATCTAGAAGCAACATCAGATCCCAAAATCACTTTGCCAGAAAACCAGCATCTGGATGAAACTTTGACTTCAGATGTGATGGTTCTAGATTCAGATGATGCTGTGCCCATCCAAGAAATCTCTAGCGGTGCCGCTGTGGTTGCATCTCAGCCAGACAACAAAGGCATCGAGCAGAATCCAGAAATTCATAACAAAGATGAAGCTTATCCATCCATATTGCCTGATTATATGGAACATGTAAGTGCCGATGGAATGCTTCCACCTGGCTCGGATGATTTACGCATGGGGAGTAGCGAGCCAGGAGACGGGGAGGAAATTTTAGCAAAGGATCTATATAGAAGGGAAAGTGAAttagaaaaccaaaacaaacaATTCAAGGCCACACCTGCTGAGCAATCTTTTTCTTCTGCTGGAGTTCCTGCTCCGTCTCTAGTATCCACTGCTTCAAAGGGGCCTGCTGGGCAAATTGTGGTTCCAGCTTCTGTTGACCCAACCCAGGAAAATGCAGTAGCTGCACTGCAAATTCTAAAG GTGATTGAACCCAGTATTGGCGCTGGTGACCTGTGTACCCGACGTGAGTATGCTCGATGGCTGGTAGTTGCAAGCAATTGCCTTTCAAG GGCCACTTTCTCAAAAGTGTATCCAGCAATGTATATTGATAATGTCACTGAACTTGCATTTGATGATGTGACACCTGAAGATCCTGATTTTCCTTTTATACAAG GCTTAGCAGAAGCTGGATTGATTTCTAGCAAGCTTTCGAGATCTGATATGAATACTCTAGAAGATCTTCAGGATAATCATAACTTGTTTTGTCCCGAGAG TCCTCTGTCACGTCAAGACCTTGTGAGTTGGAAAATGGCCCTGGATAAGAGGCAACTACCTGAAGTTGACAGAAAT TCGTTGTTCAAAGCATCTGGTTATATAGACATTGATAAGATACACACAGCTGCCTGGCCTGCTTTGGTAGCTGACTTGGGTGCTGGAGACCAGAGCATTACAGCTCTTGCCTTTG GTTTTACAAGACTTTTCCAACCGGGCAAACCTGTCACAAAAGGACAAGCTGCCCTAGCAATTTCAACTGGTGATTCCGCTGAGGTGGTTCTGGAGGAGGTTGCTCGTATTGAGGCTGAGAAAATAGCTGAAGCAGCTGTAAATGCACATGCTGCATTGGTTGCTCAAGTTGAGAAAGATCTTAATGCAAGTTTTGAAATGGATcttaaaaaggaaagagaaaaggtAGAGACCCTTGAAAGATTAGCTGAAGAAGCAAGGATTGAACTTGATAGATTGAGAGCAGAAAGAGAAGAGGAAAAGAACATTCTGTTCAGGGGCAGAGCTGCTATTGAATCTGAAATGGAAGTTCTATCAAAGTTGAGGAGTGAAGTAGAGGAACAGCTGCAGAGTGTACTGAGCAAGAAGGTGGAGATCTCATTTGAGAAGAGTAGGATTGAAAAACTCCAAAAGGAAATAGAGAATGAAAACTTGGCTGTTGTGCAACTTCAATATGAGCTTGAAGTGGAGAGGAAGGCATTATCTATGGCCAG GGCTTGGGCGGAAGAGGAAGCGAAAAAAGCTCGGGAGCACGCACGGGCCCTTGAGGAGGCCCGGAACCAATGGGAACGTCAAGGAATCAAAGTTGTTGTTGAAGAAGGACTTGAGGAGGATGCTTCAGCTGGAGTCACATGGGCTAACGCTGGCAAAGAACATCCAGTTGATGAAGCTATCAACCGGGCAGAATCTTTGCTGGAGAAGCTAAAGTCAATGTCTGCTGAGATGAAAGTGCGGTCTCATGGTGCACTGGAGAGAGTGATGCAACACGTGAGGTCCTTTATTGCAAGCCTAAAGCAGCAAGCGGCAGATGCAAGGCACTGGTGTACTGAGTTTGGGACTGCTGCTGCTTCGAAGGCAAACAAGGTATCAGCAGAAGTGCAGGATAGTGTATACACATTTGGTTCAACCATGGGTGACAAGTCGAAGAGGGTAATGGAAGACTGCAAGGAGGGCCTAGAGAAGTTTTCGCATAGATTCAAGACGGACTAG